A stretch of DNA from Bacillota bacterium:
TCCCACGTATGGTGCCCATGGTTTTGCTGCCAGAGCTGAAATTGCCGTCGCGCTTACGTGTCTTTTTCCAATACGTTCCCGTGGCGGTGCTGGGGGCCCTGATCTTCCCGGACATACTCTACTCCACCGATAGCATGTCCTCAGCGGCCATCGGCGCTGTTAGCGCCGTCATCATTGCCTTGGTCCGGCCCAATGTTATGTGGGTGATAATGGGTGCCATCGGTGCAGTGATAATCACCAAGCTGTTTATCTAAATTACAAAAATCTGTGGAACACAGCTTATGCCCCCAGATTTTTTTACAACTGGCGGGAACACTCGTCTCGGTCTGAGACTAATATAAATAGACGCTGTTGTGTGTTTTTTAGTTCAATCGGGAGCGGGAGGTACGTCTATGGAGCAGGCTTCTGACATCAGAAATGTGACCATGCGGGTATCAACAATAAATATCATGGTTAATTTTGTGCTTTCAGTGATAAAGTTGACAGCTGGAATTCTTGCCAATTCCGGGGCCCTGATTTCCGATGCGGCCCACTCGGCATCGGATGTGTTCAGCACCTTTATTGTGATCATCGGTGTTAATTACTCCAGCAAAAAGTCGGATAAAGAGCACCAGTATGGTCATGAACGCTTGGAATGCGTGGCGGCAATAGTCCTAGCTGTGATTCTGTTCGCCACTGGTGTCGGCATTGGTTGGAGCGGCCTGGAAAAAATTCTGAACCGCAGTGTGCTGATAGTGCCGGGCACATTGGCCCTCGCTGCCGCGCTGGTTTCGATTGTAATTAAGGAATGGATGTATTGGTTCACCAGAGCGGCAGCAAAGAAGGTCAATTCCGGGGCCCTGATGGCCGATGCCTGGCACCATCGCTCCGACGCCCTGTCATCCTTGGGGGCCTTAGTGGGAATCGCCGGAGCACGGTTGGGGTTTCCAGTGCTGGACTCTGTCGCCAGTGTCGTGATCAGTGTTTTTGTCGCCAAAGCTGCCCTAGAGATATTCAAGGACGCAATCGACAAGATGGTAGACAAATCATGCAGCGACGAGACAGTGGCCAAGATGAAAGATCTGGTCAGCAGTCAGGAAGGCGTTTTGCATATTGATAACCTCAAAACCCGCCTGTTCGGCGCAAGAATTTATGTAGACATCGACATCGCCGCTGACAGTAATTTGAGTCTGGAAAAATCCCATGAGATTGCCCAACGGGTCCATGATGCCATTGAAACCGAATTCACAGAAGTAAAACACTGTATGGTCCATGTAAACCCCAAGAAATAAACCACCGGGGACGTTTCCCTGTGGCCGGACAGCCAGCAAGTACGTCCCCGGTGGCCGGGGAATGATTATTCTTCCACTTCAATCGCTTCGGTGGGGCAGTCGCTGGCGGCTTCACGCACATCATCTTCCAACCCTGCCGGCACCTCTTCCTTGATTGCTACAGCAATGTCCTCATCGTCCATCTCGTAGACATCAGGGCAGGCGGCTGCGCACAGTGTGCAGCCAATGCACTTATCACGGATAATCCTGGTTTTCATGTAAAAACACCTCCTGGTTTAAGCATATGCCAGGAGGTATTATTTTTCAGTGATTGCTGTCACAGTTTGACAATTAAGCCAGTGGTAAACGCCCCGTTGCCGGTGGCTATAAGCCCATGGCGGTCATGACTTTTTCCAGGGTCGGGGCCGCCAGACCCCGGGCCTTTTCGGCGCCGCGCTCCAGGATTTGCTCCAGTTCGCCGCTGGCGATGATCTCCCGGTAGCGGGCCTGAACCGGTGCAAGTTCCTCCACAACCGCTTCGGCAGTGGCAACTTTCAGATGGCCATAGCCCTTGCCTTCAAAATCTGCTTCCAGCTCATCCAGGGAGCGGCCGGTACATAAGCTCAATATCGAAAGTAAATTGCTGACTCCTGGCTTTTCTTCCATGTCGAAGCGTATCTCCATGCCGGTATCGGTGACTGCCCGCTTAATCTTCTTGGCAATTGTCTTTGGTTCATCCAACAAGGAGACGAAGCTGCCGGGGTTGGGATTGGATTTGCTCATTTTTGTCGTCGGGTCGTCCAAAGACATTATCCGCGCTCCCACTTTGGCAATCAGCGGCTCCGGCACAACCAGCAAGTCGCCGAAGCGCTTGTTGAAGCGTTCTGCCAGGTCCCGGGTCAGCTCGAGATGCTGTTTTTGGTCGGCGCCCACCGGCACGTAATTGGTGTCATAGAGCAGGATGTCGGCGGCCATCAGGGTCGGGTAGGTGAAGAGGCCGCTGGAGAAGGTCTCCTTGCCCTGGGACTTCTCCTTGAACTGGGTCATCCGTCCCAACTCGCCAAAGCCCGTCAGGCACTGGAGCAGCCAGGCCAGCTGGCTGTGGGCCGCCACACGGGACTGGACAAAGATAGTGGCCACCTCGGGGTCGATGCCGGAGGCGATGAAC
This window harbors:
- a CDS encoding AzlD domain-containing protein; translated protein: MTMSNYLPLIFAMAVVTYLPRMVPMVLLPELKLPSRLRVFFQYVPVAVLGALIFPDILYSTDSMSSAAIGAVSAVIIALVRPNVMWVIMGAIGAVIITKLFI
- a CDS encoding cation transporter; the encoded protein is MEQASDIRNVTMRVSTINIMVNFVLSVIKLTAGILANSGALISDAAHSASDVFSTFIVIIGVNYSSKKSDKEHQYGHERLECVAAIVLAVILFATGVGIGWSGLEKILNRSVLIVPGTLALAAALVSIVIKEWMYWFTRAAAKKVNSGALMADAWHHRSDALSSLGALVGIAGARLGFPVLDSVASVVISVFVAKAALEIFKDAIDKMVDKSCSDETVAKMKDLVSSQEGVLHIDNLKTRLFGARIYVDIDIAADSNLSLEKSHEIAQRVHDAIETEFTEVKHCMVHVNPKK
- the trpS gene encoding tryptophan--tRNA ligase, whose translation is MKRVFSGVQPSGVLTLGNYLGALKNFTRVQHEHQCLFCVVDLHALTVPQDPAELRQQVHQVAAMFIASGIDPEVATIFVQSRVAAHSQLAWLLQCLTGFGELGRMTQFKEKSQGKETFSSGLFTYPTLMAADILLYDTNYVPVGADQKQHLELTRDLAERFNKRFGDLLVVPEPLIAKVGARIMSLDDPTTKMSKSNPNPGSFVSLLDEPKTIAKKIKRAVTDTGMEIRFDMEEKPGVSNLLSILSLCTGRSLDELEADFEGKGYGHLKVATAEAVVEELAPVQARYREIIASGELEQILERGAEKARGLAAPTLEKVMTAMGL
- a CDS encoding ferredoxin → MKTRIIRDKCIGCTLCAAACPDVYEMDDEDIAVAIKEEVPAGLEDDVREAASDCPTEAIEVEE